The following are from one region of the Candidatus Hydrogenedentota bacterium genome:
- a CDS encoding glycosyltransferase family 9 protein, with the protein MKAYRSRREVRTLVIHTGGIGDFLLFCPCLKRLAEDGPVELAGLDRDRLNLAVVSGIARTAHLLDDFDFASVFNRTSAPFESFAGRFDRAIVWMKDDGTIQSAFEQAGVRDVLAFPGLPPGAGWNRHASDYYSECLGYESLPPLLLPIESGDQQHDVLIHPGSGAARKNWPIERFSNVDRAMQERGRNVEWICGPADERLTTPDRASVLKVPSIVTLARHLTGTRTYIGNDSGVTHLAAACGCGTVAIFGPTDPRVWAPRGENVAVVSGDGQWPDIDDVFRAIATIEKDAADLSEQNNSTIGR; encoded by the coding sequence ATGAAAGCCTATCGATCACGTCGAGAGGTACGCACGCTTGTCATTCACACGGGGGGCATAGGCGACTTTCTGCTCTTCTGCCCGTGTCTGAAGCGTCTGGCAGAGGACGGTCCGGTCGAACTGGCAGGACTGGATCGCGACCGCCTCAACCTCGCCGTCGTTTCCGGCATCGCGAGAACGGCCCATTTGTTGGACGACTTCGACTTTGCAAGCGTTTTCAACCGGACATCTGCGCCTTTCGAGTCGTTTGCCGGCCGGTTCGATCGTGCGATCGTGTGGATGAAAGACGACGGCACAATTCAATCCGCGTTCGAGCAGGCTGGCGTGCGCGACGTGCTCGCGTTTCCCGGATTACCGCCCGGTGCGGGCTGGAACCGCCACGCAAGCGACTACTATTCGGAATGTCTGGGATACGAAAGCTTGCCACCGCTGCTGCTACCCATCGAGTCCGGCGATCAACAACACGATGTATTGATCCATCCCGGCAGCGGGGCCGCGCGCAAGAACTGGCCGATTGAACGATTCTCGAACGTCGACCGCGCCATGCAGGAGCGGGGCCGTAACGTCGAATGGATATGCGGGCCCGCCGATGAACGACTCACAACACCGGACAGGGCAAGCGTACTGAAAGTCCCGAGTATCGTGACGTTGGCCCGGCATCTGACCGGTACGCGCACCTATATCGGGAACGACAGCGGCGTCACCCATCTCGCGGCTGCGTGCGGCTGCGGGACGGTTGCTATATTTGGCCCGACCGATCCACGCGTCTGGGCGCCGCGCGGGGAGAACGTTGCGGTAGTGTCCGGAGACGGACAGTGGCCAGATATTGACGACGTGTTTCGTGCGATCGCCACTATCGAAAAAGATGCAGCAGACTTAAGCGAACAAAACAATTCAACGATCGGGCGGTAA
- a CDS encoding alcohol dehydrogenase catalytic domain-containing protein produces MKAVHFSDGIRVLDVPRPPAAPGEALIRVSTAGICNTDIELSRGYMGFRGIPGHEFVGVVEECESEHLRGRRVVGEINCVCGACAYCDHGMPHHCANRTVLGILNRAGAFAEYVALPERNLHIVSDSMPDEVAVFTEPVAAAFRIHEQAAIGPNDHVIVLGDGKLGLLIAQVMWLKTKNLICVGKHEEKLAILASAGIPTARPYDTPAGGADVVVEATGSADGLRRALELVRPEGTIILKTTVAHETTLDFSLPVINEVRIIGSRCGPFPPALEALANGDIDVRPLIHATYGLSDAPRAIEQAQRPGVLKVLLAVNR; encoded by the coding sequence ATGAAAGCGGTCCACTTTAGCGATGGCATTCGCGTTCTGGATGTGCCGCGTCCGCCGGCGGCGCCCGGCGAAGCGTTGATCCGCGTTTCGACGGCCGGCATCTGCAATACCGACATTGAACTCTCGCGCGGGTACATGGGGTTTCGCGGCATTCCCGGTCACGAATTCGTTGGCGTGGTCGAGGAGTGTGAGAGCGAACACTTGCGCGGCAGGCGCGTGGTTGGCGAGATTAACTGCGTGTGCGGCGCGTGCGCATACTGCGATCACGGCATGCCACATCATTGCGCGAATCGCACGGTCCTGGGAATTCTGAATCGCGCGGGGGCGTTCGCCGAATATGTGGCGCTGCCGGAACGAAACCTGCACATTGTTTCGGACTCGATGCCGGATGAAGTCGCCGTATTCACCGAGCCCGTTGCCGCGGCATTTCGAATCCACGAACAAGCAGCGATCGGGCCAAACGACCACGTAATTGTGCTGGGTGACGGAAAGTTGGGGCTGCTCATCGCGCAGGTCATGTGGCTGAAGACCAAGAACTTGATTTGTGTCGGCAAGCACGAAGAGAAGTTGGCTATCCTCGCGTCAGCCGGGATACCCACAGCACGTCCTTACGACACGCCGGCCGGCGGCGCGGACGTCGTCGTCGAGGCAACAGGGTCTGCGGACGGTCTGCGCCGCGCGCTCGAGCTTGTGCGGCCGGAGGGCACCATAATCCTGAAGACCACGGTCGCGCACGAAACGACCCTCGATTTCAGTTTGCCGGTCATCAACGAAGTGAGAATCATCGGTTCGCGCTGCGGTCCGTTTCCTCCCGCGTTGGAAGCGCTCGCAAATGGAGATATCGACGTACGACCGCTCATCCACGCGACGTACGGACTTTCTGACGCGCCGAGGGCGATCGAACAGGCGCAGCGTCCCGGCGTATTGAAGGTACTGTTGGCGGTCAACCGCTAG
- the gmd gene encoding GDP-mannose 4,6-dehydratase: MAKSEKRALITGITGQDGSYLADVLLEKGYDVYGVVRRASTETFERIKGIKHRVTLVQADLTDQVSIIDAMREVRPHEVYNLAAQSFVPTSWKQPILTGDVTALGVTRCLEAIRVLDKSIRFYQASSSEMYGDVRETPQTETTPFYPRSPYGVAKAYGHWITVNYRESYDMFAVSGILFNHESPRRGLEFVTRKVTDGVARIKLGVAKELRLGNLEAKRDWGYARDYVKAMWLMLQQDRPDDYVIATGQQHTVQEMCEIAFSHVDLDWKKYVVTDPNFYRPAEVHTLLGDCAKAKKDLGWEPETSFTQLIEMMVDADMARVKNEIARAND; this comes from the coding sequence ATGGCGAAGTCTGAAAAGCGCGCGCTCATTACCGGCATCACCGGGCAGGACGGTTCGTACCTCGCCGACGTTCTGCTCGAGAAGGGGTACGACGTTTACGGCGTCGTACGCCGCGCGAGCACGGAAACATTCGAGCGCATCAAAGGCATCAAACACCGGGTCACACTCGTGCAGGCCGACTTGACCGACCAGGTCTCCATTATTGACGCGATGCGCGAAGTCCGGCCGCACGAGGTGTACAACCTTGCCGCGCAGTCCTTCGTGCCCACGTCGTGGAAGCAGCCGATCCTGACCGGCGATGTCACGGCGCTCGGCGTGACCCGATGTCTCGAAGCGATCCGCGTGTTAGACAAGTCGATCCGCTTTTATCAGGCATCCTCCAGCGAAATGTATGGCGATGTGCGCGAAACGCCGCAGACGGAGACCACGCCGTTCTATCCGCGCAGTCCCTACGGTGTCGCAAAGGCGTACGGTCACTGGATTACCGTCAACTACCGAGAGAGCTACGACATGTTCGCCGTGTCCGGCATCCTGTTCAACCACGAATCACCGCGTCGCGGCCTTGAATTCGTGACGCGCAAAGTGACGGACGGCGTCGCGCGAATCAAGTTGGGCGTCGCGAAGGAGCTTCGCCTGGGCAATCTGGAAGCCAAGCGTGACTGGGGATATGCCCGCGACTACGTCAAAGCGATGTGGTTGATGCTGCAGCAGGACAGGCCGGACGACTACGTCATCGCGACGGGCCAGCAACATACGGTACAGGAGATGTGCGAGATCGCGTTCTCGCACGTCGATCTGGATTGGAAGAAGTACGTGGTTACCGACCCGAATTTCTACCGTCCGGCGGAAGTCCATACGCTGCTCGGCGATTGCGCCAAGGCCAAGAAGGACCTCGGCTGGGAGCCGGAAACGTCGTTCACGCAATTGATCGAGATGATGGTCGATGCCGACATGGCGCGCGTAAAAAACGAAATCGCCCGGGCGAATGATTAG
- a CDS encoding Gfo/Idh/MocA family oxidoreductase: MSNHESNELHAQPELENVSRREFLAQSGVSISAAALASQYAFAVDTAPRKVRIGVVGGGFGCSFQWHEHPDCEVVAVSDLREDRRKRLTETYKCATTYDSLEELVKAPNIDAVAIFTDGPLHVQHVVESMSHGKHCISAVPAAFGTMEQAHALSDTVKQYGLTYMMAETGYYQQATISARKFHADGKFGDLYYCESEYQHPGLEVLYTENGKRTWRHGMAPMHYPTHTTAHIIGVTGERLAKVTCIGWGDDDPILKDNAYNNPFWNGSAMFTTDRGHAFRMNVWWRGAHRGCERAQWIGTKMSFYMEGPTTAPSCIVRWGKQTEKDDAGFERTLPEYEEYKTPNYWATDMLPEPLRHDSGHQGSHTFLTHEFVDALAHDRLPAVNVYEALAYTVPGIIAHESALKGGESMAIPNFDPDGYKWPGATS; encoded by the coding sequence ATGTCAAACCACGAGTCGAACGAATTGCATGCTCAACCGGAATTGGAGAATGTCTCCCGGCGCGAGTTCCTCGCTCAAAGCGGCGTAAGCATCTCCGCCGCGGCGCTTGCATCCCAATACGCTTTTGCCGTTGACACCGCACCGAGGAAAGTTCGTATCGGCGTTGTCGGTGGCGGATTTGGCTGTTCGTTTCAATGGCACGAACATCCCGACTGTGAAGTTGTCGCGGTCAGCGATCTCCGCGAAGATCGGCGTAAGCGCCTGACGGAAACCTACAAATGTGCGACGACGTACGACTCGCTCGAAGAGTTGGTCAAGGCGCCAAATATCGACGCGGTCGCGATCTTCACGGATGGCCCGTTGCATGTGCAGCATGTTGTCGAATCTATGTCCCACGGAAAACACTGCATCTCCGCCGTTCCGGCGGCGTTCGGCACCATGGAGCAGGCGCACGCCTTGAGCGATACGGTGAAGCAATATGGTCTGACCTACATGATGGCGGAGACCGGGTATTACCAGCAGGCGACGATCAGCGCGCGCAAATTCCACGCGGATGGAAAGTTTGGCGACCTGTATTACTGCGAGTCCGAGTATCAACATCCTGGTTTGGAGGTGCTTTACACGGAAAACGGTAAGCGCACCTGGCGGCACGGCATGGCGCCGATGCACTACCCAACGCACACGACCGCGCATATCATCGGCGTTACGGGCGAGCGCCTTGCGAAGGTCACGTGCATCGGCTGGGGGGATGACGATCCAATCCTCAAGGACAATGCCTACAACAACCCGTTTTGGAATGGCTCGGCCATGTTCACCACAGACCGCGGGCACGCGTTCCGCATGAACGTGTGGTGGCGGGGCGCGCACCGCGGCTGCGAGCGCGCACAGTGGATAGGGACCAAAATGAGCTTTTACATGGAAGGGCCGACAACCGCGCCCTCGTGTATCGTCCGTTGGGGAAAACAGACGGAAAAAGACGACGCGGGGTTCGAGCGTACGCTTCCCGAATACGAAGAGTACAAGACGCCGAACTATTGGGCGACAGATATGTTGCCCGAACCGTTGCGGCACGATTCAGGCCATCAGGGATCGCACACGTTTCTCACGCACGAGTTCGTCGATGCGCTAGCGCATGATCGCTTGCCCGCTGTCAACGTGTACGAGGCGCTTGCCTACACCGTGCCCGGAATTATTGCGCACGAATCCGCCCTCAAGGGCGGCGAATCGATGGCAATTCCCAACTTCGATCCCGACGGGTATAAATGGCCCGGAGCAACATCCTGA
- a CDS encoding pirin family protein: protein MITVRKANERGHANHGWLDTYHTFSFGTYYDPKHMGFRALRVINEDVVAPGRGFGTHPHNDMEIVTYVLKGALQHKDSMGNGSVLKAGELQRMSAGTGITHSEFNASKDEPVHLYQIWLMPERKGIEPSYEERTFDPNGRRDRWQTVASSDARAGSMRIHQDVRLSLAALDAGSKLEYPLDPGRHAWVQVVRGEVSVNDVDLSKSDAAALSNESAVRVVASTDAEVMLFDLA, encoded by the coding sequence ATGATCACCGTACGCAAGGCGAACGAACGCGGTCACGCGAACCACGGATGGCTGGATACCTATCACACGTTTTCGTTCGGCACGTACTACGACCCAAAACACATGGGCTTCCGCGCCTTGCGCGTCATCAACGAAGATGTGGTCGCGCCCGGGCGCGGCTTCGGCACGCACCCGCACAACGACATGGAAATCGTCACGTACGTATTGAAGGGCGCATTGCAGCACAAGGACAGCATGGGCAACGGTTCGGTTTTGAAGGCCGGCGAACTTCAGCGCATGTCCGCGGGCACGGGGATCACACACAGCGAATTCAATGCATCCAAGGACGAACCGGTCCATCTCTATCAGATTTGGCTGATGCCCGAAAGGAAGGGGATCGAGCCGAGTTACGAAGAACGCACGTTCGATCCGAACGGACGACGCGACCGCTGGCAGACCGTGGCGTCAAGCGACGCACGGGCCGGCTCGATGCGAATCCATCAGGACGTGAGGCTGTCGCTCGCGGCGCTCGACGCCGGATCGAAGCTCGAATACCCGCTCGACCCCGGACGGCATGCCTGGGTGCAGGTTGTGCGCGGCGAGGTATCCGTCAATGATGTCGACTTGAGCAAATCCGATGCGGCGGCCCTTTCAAACGAAAGCGCCGTGCGCGTAGTCGCGTCGACCGACGCAGAGGTCATGCTGTTCGACCTCGCCTAA
- a CDS encoding DUF2304 domain-containing protein, with the protein MEGYIQVEIQLVHRIGILGMSLSLMLLVLELVRRGWLKEKYALLWLGTAGVSVLVGVFPNIIVAAANLFHFQYLTVLFTVYFLFTLGLVMSFSVVISQLAERNRELTQELALLAHTVERMERRLATKG; encoded by the coding sequence ATGGAAGGTTACATCCAGGTCGAAATCCAACTCGTGCACCGCATCGGTATCCTGGGCATGAGTCTGTCGCTCATGCTCCTGGTCCTCGAACTCGTGCGGCGCGGATGGTTGAAGGAGAAGTACGCGCTGTTGTGGCTCGGCACGGCCGGCGTAAGCGTGCTTGTCGGCGTCTTTCCGAACATCATTGTGGCCGCTGCAAACCTGTTTCACTTCCAGTACCTGACCGTTCTGTTTACGGTTTACTTCCTCTTCACACTTGGGCTCGTGATGAGTTTCAGCGTGGTGATCTCGCAACTCGCCGAACGTAACCGCGAGCTTACCCAAGAACTTGCACTGCTCGCGCACACCGTCGAGCGGATGGAGCGGCGCCTTGCGACCAAAGGCTAA
- a CDS encoding glycosyltransferase family 2 protein, with amino-acid sequence MPRVLVIIPAYNEEETIAGVLASLREHTPDYDVVVIDDGSRDNTRSIARAAGAEVIRLPVNLGIGGAVQTGFKYAWRNGYDVAVQCDADGQHPVAQIPELVDRVIKGDADLVIGSRYVSSTTYIPSFFRRVGKSILSRVVDFFIGGGITDTTSGFRAINRRALSVLARHYPEDYPEAEALVILHRSGLKAIEIPVHMFSRQGGESSIRARQAVYYMSKVVLAIFIDMFRKFTRTQGDE; translated from the coding sequence ATGCCGCGCGTGCTCGTCATTATTCCGGCGTACAATGAAGAGGAGACGATCGCAGGAGTGTTGGCGTCGCTGCGCGAGCATACGCCGGACTACGATGTCGTCGTGATCGACGACGGATCGCGCGACAACACGCGGTCCATCGCGCGCGCCGCGGGCGCGGAAGTGATTCGGCTCCCGGTAAATCTCGGCATCGGCGGCGCCGTGCAGACCGGTTTCAAGTATGCGTGGCGCAACGGATACGACGTCGCCGTGCAGTGCGACGCGGACGGCCAACACCCCGTCGCGCAGATTCCGGAACTGGTGGACCGCGTCATAAAGGGCGACGCAGATTTGGTCATTGGTTCCCGTTATGTTTCCAGTACTACGTACATTCCATCGTTCTTCCGGCGCGTCGGCAAATCGATCCTGTCGCGCGTCGTCGATTTCTTCATTGGCGGTGGGATCACCGATACCACCAGCGGGTTTCGCGCGATCAACCGGCGCGCGCTGTCGGTGCTGGCGCGGCACTATCCCGAGGATTATCCCGAGGCCGAGGCGCTCGTGATACTCCATCGCTCCGGACTCAAGGCGATCGAGATTCCGGTGCACATGTTTTCGCGGCAGGGCGGCGAGTCCTCCATCCGCGCACGGCAGGCGGTGTACTATATGTCGAAGGTTGTGCTGGCTATTTTTATCGATATGTTTCGCAAGTTTACGCGCACCCAGGGAGACGAGTGA
- a CDS encoding Gfo/Idh/MocA family oxidoreductase, giving the protein MALRVAFVGFQHGHAYSLYKDLQDHPEVEVVAACEEDEACRTKTSERGITVTHTSYAQMLGEVPCDAVACCDWYGIRGRRLIDALNAGKHVISDKPICTRLSEIDEIERVAHAKHLKVGCQLPVQYHPPFVTAQKLIRGGAIGEVHSVTFNGAHSLNYDGRPAWMFDSERYGGSINDIAIHGIDALPWLTGRTFASVTVAREWNARVKEHPTFRDGAVVLFKLDNGAAAYGDVSWLSPDAAGFKAPFYWRFTILGSDGTIETSWHAENVLVMKKGAKEIAQEQLITADGHGYVGDWLLDIGNAPASDRLHTERIVRSSRITLAAQQAANGAVNEVTL; this is encoded by the coding sequence ATGGCACTTCGGGTTGCGTTTGTCGGCTTTCAACACGGTCACGCGTATTCGCTGTACAAAGACCTGCAGGACCACCCCGAGGTAGAGGTTGTCGCGGCATGCGAAGAGGACGAAGCGTGTCGAACAAAGACATCCGAGCGCGGGATCACGGTCACGCACACATCGTACGCGCAAATGCTGGGTGAGGTCCCGTGCGACGCCGTAGCGTGCTGCGATTGGTACGGCATCCGGGGCCGGCGGCTGATTGACGCGCTGAATGCGGGAAAGCACGTCATTTCCGACAAGCCCATATGCACGCGGCTTTCGGAGATCGACGAGATCGAGCGGGTCGCCCACGCGAAACACCTGAAGGTGGGGTGCCAATTGCCGGTGCAGTACCATCCGCCATTCGTGACGGCGCAGAAGCTGATTCGCGGGGGAGCAATCGGCGAGGTACACAGCGTTACGTTCAACGGAGCGCATTCGTTGAACTACGATGGGCGTCCGGCGTGGATGTTCGACTCGGAGCGGTACGGCGGCTCGATCAACGATATCGCGATTCATGGTATCGATGCGTTGCCGTGGCTGACGGGCCGCACCTTTGCGTCGGTCACCGTTGCGCGGGAATGGAACGCGCGGGTAAAGGAGCACCCAACGTTTCGCGACGGCGCGGTGGTTTTGTTCAAACTCGATAACGGCGCGGCGGCATACGGTGACGTGTCGTGGCTGAGTCCCGACGCGGCGGGATTCAAGGCGCCGTTCTATTGGCGGTTCACGATTCTCGGGTCTGACGGGACGATCGAGACGTCCTGGCATGCGGAGAATGTGCTCGTGATGAAAAAGGGCGCGAAGGAGATCGCCCAGGAGCAGCTAATTACGGCGGACGGGCATGGTTACGTTGGCGACTGGTTATTGGATATCGGCAACGCGCCGGCGAGCGATCGCCTGCATACGGAGCGCATTGTGCGCAGCAGCCGGATTACGTTGGCCGCGCAACAGGCTGCGAACGGTGCGGTAAATGAAGTGACGCTATAG
- a CDS encoding SDR family oxidoreductase: MRYVNLITGGAGFIGSHLCERLLDRGEEVLCMDNFFTGDKRNVEHLLQHPRFELIRHDVTEPILLEVDRIYNMACPASPVHYQYNPIKTVKTNVMGAMNMLGLARRVKARILQASTSEVYGDPHVHPQVEAYWGNVNTIGLRSCYDEGKRVAETLFFDYHRQNGVDIRVARIFNTYGPRMSPDDGRVVSNFIVQALRGEPITIYGEGKQTRSFCYVDDLVTGLIALMDCDNFTGPVNLGNPGEFTIAELANEVVSLTGSQSKLDYRPLPSDDPVRRQPDISLAKSKLNWQPAIPLHEGLRHTIEYFDRLLKEM, encoded by the coding sequence ATTCGGTACGTTAATCTCATTACAGGCGGTGCCGGTTTCATCGGCTCGCATCTATGCGAACGGCTTCTCGATCGGGGGGAAGAAGTCCTTTGCATGGACAATTTCTTTACCGGCGACAAACGCAACGTGGAGCATCTGCTCCAGCACCCGCGCTTCGAACTCATCCGCCACGACGTGACGGAACCCATCCTGCTCGAGGTCGACCGCATCTACAACATGGCGTGCCCGGCATCTCCCGTCCATTACCAGTACAACCCCATTAAGACCGTTAAGACAAACGTCATGGGCGCGATGAACATGCTCGGGTTGGCGCGGCGCGTGAAGGCGCGCATTCTTCAGGCGTCTACGTCGGAGGTATACGGAGATCCGCATGTGCACCCACAAGTCGAAGCGTACTGGGGCAACGTAAACACGATTGGCCTCCGCAGTTGCTACGACGAGGGCAAGCGCGTCGCCGAGACCTTGTTCTTCGACTACCATCGGCAAAATGGGGTAGACATCCGCGTCGCGCGCATTTTCAATACCTATGGACCGCGCATGTCGCCCGACGATGGTCGCGTGGTGAGCAACTTCATCGTGCAGGCACTGCGCGGCGAGCCGATTACGATTTACGGAGAAGGCAAGCAGACGCGCAGCTTCTGCTATGTCGACGATCTGGTCACGGGTCTCATCGCGCTGATGGACTGCGACAATTTCACAGGCCCGGTGAACCTCGGCAACCCCGGCGAGTTTACGATTGCCGAACTCGCGAACGAGGTAGTCTCGCTCACCGGGAGCCAATCGAAGCTTGATTACCGCCCGCTCCCGTCGGACGATCCCGTCCGGCGCCAGCCCGACATCTCGCTGGCCAAGTCGAAACTGAACTGGCAACCGGCCATTCCGCTACACGAGGGATTGCGGCATACAATCGAGTATTTCGACCGATTGCTGAAAGAGATGTGA
- a CDS encoding glycosyltransferase family 39 protein: protein METTSTGIGSSAREIGLWVAAAFVARIAFFSITPHVIDSADSILYLEAAERIADGRFAEVYPRIPLLYPALAALAAQVFTDVETAALVVSLAAGTMLVWPVVALSYTLHGRAAARISALLVVLWPWLIDYSCRVAPEALYTTLWFGGLAIGLGAVRAGRAYTVLLPLTLFALYLARPEGVLLVCAIIAGVASTAKDRRTAVRRLAPSVIALVVAIPAHMWLMHSMSVHAGIAPRFSTSSVEYSFISRGEETVRTAAHLGMRTIPVMVGPVLGVLAIAGGVGWRGHERDRRAELAVVLAAVTQFVAAALSTYPEPRYVMATVIVIAMWSARGAALLSRAASTSPQYRWLQHGPVTVITVMMVAGIWPNVVPSMLGKKSYKPLEYKFAGRWMASNLEPGLILSRKPQVGYYAHMPTSGPAPEDSIEDIRARVADADMRYVVVDERYSTQMIPALTPLLDPENAPRWLRLLKSDLSPYPDARIVIYEVVGGSLAP, encoded by the coding sequence GTGGAAACGACTTCAACAGGCATCGGCTCTTCGGCGCGCGAAATCGGCTTGTGGGTGGCCGCTGCGTTCGTCGCGCGGATCGCCTTCTTCTCGATCACGCCGCATGTCATCGATTCGGCCGATTCAATTCTTTATTTAGAAGCTGCCGAACGCATCGCGGACGGCCGTTTCGCGGAGGTATATCCGCGGATTCCCTTGCTCTACCCGGCGTTGGCGGCGCTTGCCGCGCAGGTATTCACCGATGTAGAAACGGCCGCGCTCGTTGTTTCGCTCGCCGCGGGAACCATGCTTGTCTGGCCCGTCGTTGCGTTGTCGTACACGCTCCACGGCCGCGCGGCCGCGCGGATATCTGCATTGCTCGTCGTCCTCTGGCCGTGGTTGATCGATTACTCGTGCCGTGTCGCGCCGGAGGCGCTTTATACAACGCTGTGGTTCGGCGGACTCGCCATCGGACTTGGGGCCGTTCGCGCCGGCCGTGCGTATACCGTTCTGCTTCCACTTACACTGTTTGCGCTCTACCTGGCGCGCCCCGAAGGAGTGCTTCTCGTCTGTGCGATAATTGCAGGTGTCGCGAGCACAGCGAAAGACCGGCGCACGGCGGTACGGCGGCTCGCTCCGAGCGTCATCGCGTTGGTTGTTGCGATTCCCGCCCACATGTGGCTCATGCATTCGATGTCGGTTCACGCCGGCATCGCTCCGCGCTTCTCGACATCGTCTGTCGAATACTCATTCATCTCTCGCGGTGAAGAGACAGTTCGTACCGCCGCACACCTTGGCATGAGAACCATTCCTGTCATGGTTGGTCCGGTGCTCGGTGTCTTGGCGATCGCGGGGGGTGTGGGCTGGCGCGGCCATGAACGAGACCGGCGGGCCGAGTTGGCCGTCGTACTTGCCGCCGTAACACAATTCGTTGCGGCGGCCTTGAGCACCTATCCCGAACCGCGGTACGTGATGGCGACCGTTATCGTTATCGCGATGTGGTCAGCGCGCGGCGCCGCATTGCTGTCTCGTGCGGCAAGCACGTCTCCGCAGTACCGCTGGCTGCAACATGGCCCCGTGACCGTCATCACTGTGATGATGGTCGCGGGAATCTGGCCCAATGTGGTCCCGTCGATGCTGGGCAAGAAGTCGTACAAACCGCTCGAATACAAGTTTGCGGGAAGGTGGATGGCATCGAACCTCGAGCCGGGCCTCATCCTGTCGCGCAAGCCGCAAGTAGGGTACTACGCGCACATGCCCACCAGCGGGCCCGCGCCGGAGGACTCGATCGAAGACATCCGGGCGCGCGTCGCCGACGCCGACATGCGGTATGTCGTGGTTGACGAGCGCTACTCGACGCAGATGATTCCCGCCCTGACACCGCTGCTCGATCCCGAAAATGCGCCGCGGTGGTTGCGTTTGTTGAAGTCCGACTTGTCACCCTATCCCGACGCACGCATCGTAATTTACGAAGTAGTAGGCGGCTCTTTGGCGCCATGA
- a CDS encoding glycosyltransferase, protein MKVSIVIPAHNAAATLRECLAACTAQRYTDCEIVVVDDGSTDATPEIAREFPVTLIRQPKRGPAAARNVGARAATGAIVAFTDSDCRPHPNWVERLVSGIDDRFCAAGGSYGIANRDEPLARIIHAEIAARHSSFKESIDFAGSYNFAVRRTVFESLHGFDEEFTAASGEDNDFCCRLIDEGHAIAYVADACVDHYHPARLWPYLRTQARHGFWRMKLYRKHPRRSRGDQYAGPFDLVAPAFALLLVVQPVLWLFPYIIVVQVVALLGALLLAGFRLGTAWNIRKQERGLPFGYCFAMLILRDCARGLGMVRGLWHFVARRRTTA, encoded by the coding sequence ATGAAAGTGTCCATCGTTATCCCCGCGCACAACGCCGCCGCAACGCTCCGCGAATGTCTCGCAGCCTGCACCGCCCAACGATACACGGATTGCGAAATTGTCGTTGTCGACGACGGTTCCACCGACGCCACACCGGAGATCGCGCGCGAGTTTCCCGTCACGCTCATTCGGCAGCCCAAGCGAGGTCCAGCCGCGGCGCGAAACGTCGGTGCGCGCGCCGCGACCGGCGCGATTGTGGCGTTTACGGATTCCGATTGCCGCCCGCATCCCAATTGGGTCGAACGTCTTGTATCGGGAATCGACGACCGGTTCTGCGCGGCAGGCGGGTCCTACGGCATTGCCAATCGAGACGAGCCGCTGGCGCGGATCATTCATGCCGAGATCGCGGCGCGCCATTCGTCATTCAAAGAAAGTATCGATTTTGCGGGCTCCTACAATTTTGCCGTGCGGCGTACGGTGTTTGAGAGCTTGCACGGCTTCGACGAAGAATTCACCGCGGCGTCCGGCGAGGACAACGACTTTTGTTGCCGATTGATCGATGAAGGGCACGCGATAGCCTACGTGGCGGACGCGTGCGTCGACCACTACCACCCGGCGCGTCTTTGGCCATATCTCCGGACACAGGCGCGTCATGGGTTCTGGCGGATGAAGCTGTACCGCAAGCATCCCCGCCGCAGCCGTGGCGATCAGTACGCCGGCCCGTTCGACCTCGTTGCGCCGGCATTCGCGCTGCTTCTCGTTGTCCAACCGGTGCTCTGGCTATTTCCTTACATTATAGTAGTGCAAGTTGTTGCACTCCTGGGTGCGCTGCTGCTGGCGGGGTTTCGCCTGGGGACAGCGTGGAACATCCGCAAACAGGAACGCGGACTGCCGTTCGGCTATTGTTTCGCCATGTTGATCTTGCGAGACTGCGCGCGTGGGCTTGGCATGGTGCGTGGATTGTGGCACTTCGTCGCACGTCGAAGGACGACTGCGTGA